One window of the Rhodothermales bacterium genome contains the following:
- a CDS encoding cystathionine gamma-synthase family protein encodes MTKKKTEYHHRRIGDHDLRPESLMMSYGYRPEWSEGAVKPPIFQTSTFAFRSAEEGKEFFELAYGLREPRADETAGAIYSRLNNPGLEILEDRLTLWDGAEAASAYESGMAAITTMCLTFLRPGDTLVFNEPIYGGTEYLFHKILPQFGIRIARWNASSGREGLEAVMVQPGVAESVRMIYLESPANPTLDLVDIRHCADMAAAAGRERKVLVAVDNTFLGPLWQHPLKHGADLVIYSLTKFVGGHSDVIAGACLGSEELISQLKGFRTITGSMADPWTSWLLLRSLETLKLRMTSQMKNAGYVADFLEGHPKVSTVRYLGLMTAEHPDFELFRRQCLSPGSMIAFEVEGGREAAFRLLNALQLVKLAVSLGGTESLAEHPGTMTHSDVPPEEQRNMGITDGLIRLSVGIEHPEDVIADLRQALEQA; translated from the coding sequence ATGACGAAAAAGAAGACCGAATACCACCACCGCCGAATCGGAGACCATGATCTGCGGCCGGAGAGCCTAATGATGAGCTACGGCTACCGCCCGGAGTGGTCCGAAGGTGCGGTCAAGCCGCCCATCTTCCAGACGTCGACGTTCGCGTTCCGGTCTGCGGAGGAGGGCAAGGAATTTTTCGAACTGGCGTACGGGTTGCGTGAGCCGCGCGCTGACGAAACCGCTGGCGCCATCTATTCCAGGCTGAACAATCCGGGTCTGGAGATTCTTGAAGACAGGCTGACCCTTTGGGACGGCGCGGAGGCAGCCTCTGCCTATGAAAGCGGCATGGCGGCCATCACAACCATGTGTCTGACTTTTCTCCGACCCGGAGACACGCTGGTCTTCAATGAGCCGATCTATGGCGGTACGGAGTACCTCTTCCACAAGATCTTGCCTCAGTTCGGCATTAGGATTGCCCGCTGGAATGCGTCCAGCGGCAGGGAGGGGCTGGAGGCCGTCATGGTACAGCCCGGCGTGGCGGAATCAGTACGGATGATCTACCTCGAGTCCCCCGCCAACCCGACGCTGGATCTGGTGGACATCCGCCATTGCGCAGACATGGCGGCCGCGGCTGGCCGGGAGCGCAAGGTGCTCGTAGCCGTCGACAACACCTTCCTCGGGCCGCTATGGCAGCATCCTCTCAAGCATGGCGCGGACTTGGTTATCTATTCTCTGACGAAGTTCGTAGGTGGGCACTCCGACGTGATTGCTGGCGCCTGCCTGGGCAGCGAGGAACTGATCAGCCAACTGAAGGGCTTTCGCACGATTACCGGCAGCATGGCGGATCCCTGGACATCCTGGTTGCTCTTGCGAAGCCTCGAGACGCTGAAGCTGCGCATGACTTCGCAGATGAAGAACGCCGGATATGTGGCGGACTTTCTGGAGGGGCACCCCAAGGTGTCCACGGTCCGATATCTCGGGTTGATGACAGCGGAGCATCCCGACTTTGAACTGTTTCGACGCCAGTGCCTTTCCCCGGGCAGCATGATTGCGTTCGAGGTTGAAGGCGGTCGGGAGGCCGCGTTCCGGCTCCTCAACGCCCTGCAACTAGTCAAGCTGGCCGTCAGCCTTGGGGGGACCGAATCTCTCGCAGAGCACCCGGGCACGATGACGCATTCGGATGTGCCACCGGAGGAGCAGCGCAACATGGGCATCACCGACGGCTTGATCCGTCTCTCGGTGGGCATCGAGCACCCGGAGGATGTCATCGCCGATCTGCGGCAGGCGCTTGAGCAGGCTTGA
- a CDS encoding sodium-translocating pyrophosphatase — protein MDASLVTYLVPAAGLVALAYAFMRAQWVGKQDVGTDAMAEIAQAIADGARAFLRQEYRVLFIFVVVVAALLAFANAGLENSSWMIAVSFVVGALCSGLAGFIGMTVATKANVRTTQAATTGLGPALNVAFSGGLVMGLAVVGLGVIGLGGLFLAYTGMTDWSIVKVISVISGFSLGASSIALFARVGGGIYTKAADVGADLAGKVYEGIPEDDPRNPATIADNVGDNVGDVAGMGADLFESYVGSIIGTMVLGAAFLGVMADAPFGELSAILLPLALAGVGILVSIAGSFFVKVKEGGNPQAALNIGEFGAAGLMAVLSYFIITSMLPETWSVGGFDYSAVGVFWAVVIGLVAGTAIGLITEHYTATGKGPVNGIAKQSLTGSATNIIAGLGVGMYSTGLPAVVLALGIIFAFQFAGLYGIAIAAVGMLSVTGIQLAVDAYGPISDNAGGIAEMSELPPEVRDRTDKLDAVGNTTAAIGKGFAIGSAALTALGLFAAFMQQAGVENIDVANPTILAGLLLGAMLPYVFSAMAMGAVGRAAADMIKEVGRQFAEIPGLREGTAKPDATRCVEISTKAAIREMIAPGLLAVIVPVVIGFIDKSMLGGLLAGVTVSGVLFAIFQSNSGGAWDNAKKTIESGLSVDGVSYGKGSDAHKASVVGDTVGDPLKDTSGPSLNILIKLIAVVALVIAPLIA, from the coding sequence ATGGATGCTTCCCTAGTTACCTATCTCGTACCCGCTGCCGGCCTGGTGGCGCTTGCGTACGCCTTCATGCGTGCCCAGTGGGTCGGGAAACAGGACGTCGGCACCGACGCCATGGCCGAGATCGCGCAGGCCATCGCTGACGGCGCCCGCGCATTTCTCCGCCAGGAGTACCGCGTGCTGTTCATCTTCGTGGTCGTTGTTGCGGCCCTGCTGGCCTTTGCCAACGCCGGCCTCGAGAATTCATCCTGGATGATCGCCGTCTCCTTTGTGGTCGGTGCGCTCTGCTCCGGACTGGCCGGCTTCATCGGCATGACCGTAGCCACCAAAGCCAACGTGCGCACCACGCAGGCCGCCACCACCGGCCTCGGACCCGCCCTCAACGTCGCCTTCTCCGGCGGCCTGGTGATGGGCCTCGCGGTGGTCGGTCTCGGCGTGATCGGCCTCGGTGGCCTTTTTCTGGCCTACACCGGGATGACCGACTGGAGCATTGTGAAGGTCATTTCCGTGATCTCCGGCTTCTCACTCGGCGCTTCCTCAATCGCACTCTTCGCACGCGTCGGCGGCGGTATCTACACGAAAGCAGCCGATGTGGGCGCTGACCTGGCCGGCAAGGTTTACGAAGGCATTCCTGAGGACGACCCGCGCAACCCCGCCACGATCGCCGACAACGTCGGTGACAACGTGGGTGACGTCGCCGGCATGGGCGCCGACCTGTTCGAGTCGTACGTCGGCTCCATCATCGGTACCATGGTGCTCGGCGCCGCTTTCCTGGGTGTCATGGCCGATGCGCCCTTCGGCGAACTCTCGGCCATTCTGCTGCCGCTGGCGCTTGCGGGCGTCGGCATCCTTGTTTCGATTGCCGGTTCGTTCTTCGTCAAGGTGAAAGAAGGCGGCAACCCGCAGGCGGCCCTGAACATCGGTGAGTTTGGTGCGGCCGGCCTCATGGCCGTGCTGTCGTACTTCATCATCACCAGCATGCTGCCCGAGACCTGGAGCGTCGGCGGATTCGACTACAGCGCAGTCGGCGTCTTCTGGGCGGTGGTTATCGGTCTGGTTGCCGGTACGGCCATCGGTCTCATCACCGAGCACTACACCGCCACGGGCAAAGGCCCGGTCAACGGCATCGCCAAGCAGTCTCTGACGGGCTCGGCCACCAACATCATTGCCGGCCTCGGCGTGGGCATGTACTCGACCGGACTTCCGGCCGTCGTGCTGGCCCTCGGCATCATCTTCGCCTTCCAGTTTGCCGGCCTCTACGGCATCGCCATCGCCGCCGTCGGCATGCTGTCGGTGACAGGCATCCAGCTGGCGGTCGACGCCTACGGCCCGATCTCCGACAACGCCGGAGGCATTGCCGAGATGTCCGAGCTGCCCCCGGAAGTGCGTGACCGCACTGACAAGCTCGATGCCGTCGGCAACACTACGGCCGCCATTGGCAAGGGCTTCGCCATCGGTTCCGCCGCTTTGACGGCCCTCGGTCTGTTTGCTGCGTTCATGCAGCAGGCAGGCGTGGAGAATATCGACGTGGCCAACCCGACCATCCTGGCCGGCCTGCTACTTGGGGCCATGCTGCCCTACGTGTTCAGCGCGATGGCCATGGGCGCCGTGGGCCGCGCTGCCGCCGACATGATCAAGGAGGTCGGTCGTCAGTTCGCCGAGATCCCCGGTCTGCGTGAGGGAACGGCCAAGCCGGACGCAACCCGCTGTGTGGAGATCTCCACCAAGGCCGCCATTCGCGAAATGATCGCGCCGGGGCTTCTGGCCGTGATCGTTCCGGTCGTCATCGGCTTCATTGACAAGAGCATGCTGGGTGGTCTCCTGGCTGGAGTGACGGTGTCGGGCGTGCTCTTCGCCATCTTCCAGTCCAACTCCGGAGGCGCCTGGGACAACGCCAAGAAGACGATCGAGAGTGGCCTTTCGGTGGACGGCGTGTCCTACGGAAAGGGCTCTGACGCCCACAAGGCTTCCGTGGTTGGCGACACCGTCGGTGACCCGCTGAAGGACACCTCCGGTCCGAGCCTCAACATCCTGATCAAGCTGATTGCCGTCGTGGCTCTCGTGATTGCGCCGCTGATTGCGTAG